The following are encoded in a window of Psychrobacter sp. P11F6 genomic DNA:
- the trmB gene encoding tRNA (guanosine(46)-N7)-methyltransferase TrmB — MSQHPDINDNIDSTNTTDEQKVLSTNTESNTDIDIEASISNESKPEESKHLRIVNTFMKRRTHMNKNAELALTAPEFAEYLVNNSFGDGDLDGIDNLRTLFADSPNGSEAPLTLEIGFGLGDSFIEMAAAEPSRNFVGVEVHEPGIGKCAYMAGTQNLNNVKIINGDAIQLLKQLPENHIDRIQLYFPDPWQKKRHHKRRFVSPERMAIVTRSLKQGGWFHTATDWEHYAFWMVEVLDGFTGLTNQAGAGNFTDRPDFRPMTKFERRGINSGHSVWDLIYIKD, encoded by the coding sequence ATGAGTCAACATCCTGATATTAATGATAACATCGATAGTACGAATACTACTGATGAGCAAAAAGTCCTCAGCACTAACACCGAAAGCAATACTGATATTGACATTGAAGCCAGTATTAGTAATGAGAGTAAGCCTGAAGAAAGCAAACATCTACGTATCGTCAATACTTTTATGAAACGACGTACGCACATGAATAAAAATGCCGAACTGGCACTAACCGCGCCAGAATTTGCTGAGTATCTGGTCAATAACAGTTTCGGTGATGGCGATCTTGATGGTATCGACAATCTACGAACGCTATTCGCTGATAGCCCTAACGGTAGTGAGGCACCGCTTACTTTAGAGATTGGTTTTGGACTGGGTGATTCGTTCATTGAGATGGCAGCAGCAGAACCTAGCCGCAATTTCGTCGGCGTCGAAGTGCACGAGCCAGGTATCGGTAAATGCGCTTATATGGCTGGCACGCAAAATTTAAATAACGTCAAAATCATTAACGGTGACGCTATTCAACTGCTCAAGCAACTACCAGAAAACCATATTGATCGTATCCAGCTTTACTTCCCTGACCCATGGCAAAAAAAGCGCCATCACAAGCGCCGCTTCGTCAGCCCTGAACGTATGGCGATTGTGACTCGTAGTCTAAAGCAAGGCGGCTGGTTCCATACCGCAACCGACTGGGAGCATTACGCCTTTTGGATGGTTGAAGTTTTAGACGGTTTTACTGGTTTAACCAATCAAGCAGGCGCAGGTAACTTCACCGACCGCCCTGACTTTCGTCCAATGACCAAATTTGAGCGCCGCGGTATAAATAGTGGGCATAGCGTTTGGGATTTAATCTATATTAAAGACTAG
- the recA gene encoding recombinase RecA has protein sequence MDDNKAKALKAALGQIEKQFGKNTIMHLGDDSAIMDVDVVSTGSLGLDIALGIGGLPKGRIVEIYGPESSGKTTMTLQAIAECQKQGGTCAFIDAEHALDPVYARKLGVNTDELLLSQPDNGEQALEITDMLVRSGAIDMIVIDSVAALTPRAEIEGEMGDSHMGLQARLMSQALRKITGNAKRSNCMVVFINQIRMKIGVMFGSPETTTGGNALKFYASVRMDIRRIGAVKNGDEIIGNQTRVKVIKNKMAPPFRQAEFEITYGEGTNHLAEVIDLGVEIGAVGKAGSWYSYGDEKIGQGKANSVLFLKENPAIAQEIEAKIREEKLGSKKETKAEDKANEALVSDPVQ, from the coding sequence ATGGACGACAATAAAGCCAAAGCCCTTAAAGCAGCACTCGGTCAAATCGAAAAGCAGTTTGGTAAGAATACCATCATGCATTTAGGTGACGACTCAGCTATTATGGATGTCGATGTAGTATCAACAGGTTCGTTGGGTCTGGATATTGCACTTGGCATTGGTGGTCTACCAAAAGGCCGTATCGTAGAGATTTATGGTCCAGAAAGCTCTGGTAAAACCACCATGACGCTACAAGCTATTGCAGAGTGTCAGAAACAGGGCGGCACCTGCGCCTTTATTGATGCTGAGCATGCGCTTGACCCTGTTTATGCGCGCAAACTTGGCGTAAACACTGACGAGCTATTACTTTCTCAGCCTGATAATGGTGAGCAAGCACTTGAAATCACCGACATGTTGGTGCGCTCTGGTGCTATCGATATGATCGTCATTGACTCAGTTGCTGCCTTGACGCCGCGCGCAGAGATTGAAGGCGAGATGGGCGACTCACATATGGGCTTGCAAGCACGGCTCATGAGCCAAGCCCTACGTAAAATTACCGGTAATGCCAAACGCTCAAACTGTATGGTGGTATTTATCAACCAAATTCGTATGAAAATTGGTGTGATGTTTGGTAGCCCTGAGACCACGACTGGTGGTAACGCGCTCAAATTCTACGCCTCAGTGCGTATGGACATTCGCCGTATCGGTGCGGTCAAAAATGGTGATGAAATCATCGGTAACCAAACCCGTGTCAAAGTCATCAAAAACAAAATGGCACCGCCTTTCCGCCAAGCAGAGTTTGAAATAACTTATGGTGAAGGTACCAACCACTTAGCCGAAGTGATTGACTTGGGTGTTGAAATTGGTGCAGTTGGCAAAGCAGGCTCTTGGTATAGCTATGGCGACGAAAAAATCGGTCAAGGTAAAGCCAATTCTGTGCTGTTCTTAAAAGAAAATCCTGCGATTGCGCAAGAAATCGAAGCTAAAATCCGTGAAGAAAAGCTTGGATCAAAGAAAGAGACCAAAGCCGAAGATAAAGCCAATGAAGCGTTGGTCTCTGACCCTGTACAATAA
- a CDS encoding regulatory protein RecX, with protein MNIKTLAEILAESDADSASSPTIKSKKPSKSSKHSESSKFSQHSYQGNPKKTAKTRKHSTYSREDHSLSDDADFSVESVEAHSSTNKNSAKTKKYKKRFHPAANFSPEPSDVPAYQQPEAQSIKEMLAEVKQNIHDEPDDSAATDDEFNKESQYTTDTAITNTSAHSTVDSQRDNLPAALKAYLRTPEQRQAEIDEIKAESRLRWLAFYYLSRREYGKAELKQKLIDKEQAPDKIDALLDEFEEKGYQSDYRTTLMLIRENIRKGRGRGRIKQEFYRKKIALPSNIDELIDMANAESEEFREFVDDSADNLVDGVDWLKLAVTARTKKYGDDIPTEQKDKAKQLRFLQYRGFQSDICFAALNYTLDTLDERF; from the coding sequence ATGAACATTAAAACCTTAGCTGAAATACTCGCTGAATCCGATGCCGATTCAGCGAGTAGTCCGACTATCAAATCAAAAAAACCTTCCAAATCTTCCAAACACTCTGAATCCTCCAAATTTTCTCAGCATTCCTATCAAGGCAATCCTAAAAAAACGGCTAAGACACGTAAGCATTCAACCTACTCTCGTGAAGACCATTCATTATCTGACGATGCTGACTTTTCAGTAGAATCCGTTGAGGCTCACTCTTCTACCAATAAAAATTCTGCTAAAACCAAGAAATATAAAAAGCGTTTTCACCCAGCAGCTAACTTTAGCCCTGAGCCTAGTGACGTGCCTGCTTATCAGCAACCCGAAGCGCAAAGTATCAAAGAGATGCTGGCTGAAGTTAAACAAAATATTCATGATGAACCAGACGATAGCGCGGCTACTGATGATGAATTTAACAAAGAATCACAGTATACAACCGATACTGCCATTACCAACACTTCTGCGCACAGCACAGTCGACAGTCAGAGGGATAACCTACCTGCTGCTCTCAAAGCCTATTTGCGCACGCCTGAACAACGACAAGCAGAAATAGATGAGATCAAAGCCGAAAGTCGTTTACGTTGGTTAGCTTTTTATTATTTATCGCGCCGTGAGTACGGCAAGGCTGAGCTGAAGCAAAAGCTTATTGATAAAGAGCAAGCCCCAGATAAAATTGATGCGCTACTCGATGAGTTTGAGGAAAAAGGCTACCAAAGTGATTATCGCACGACGCTCATGCTCATTCGTGAAAATATCCGTAAAGGTCGGGGACGCGGACGTATCAAGCAGGAGTTTTATCGTAAAAAAATTGCCCTGCCCAGTAATATCGATGAGTTAATCGATATGGCAAATGCAGAGTCAGAAGAGTTTAGGGAGTTTGTAGATGATAGTGCAGATAATCTGGTAGATGGTGTCGATTGGCTCAAACTGGCGGTCACAGCGCGCACTAAGAAGTACGGCGATGACATACCCACTGAACAAAAAGACAAAGCAAAGCAGCTACGGTTTTTGCAATATCGAGGCTTTCAGAGCGATATCTGTTTTGCCGCGCTCAATTATACATTAGACACATTAGATGAGCGCTTTTAA
- a CDS encoding anion permease, translating into MPFKPIQAAVAILVGLIIWFVIPVPTGVTPEAWHMLALFIATIVAIIGKVLPIGAIAIIAVTLVALTGVTSDSPAQAISDALSSYSSPLIWLIGIAVMISRGLIKTGLGRRIAYYFISIFGKKTIGVAYSLTAAELMIAPITPSNTARGGGIIHPIMKSIAQSFHSTPEEGTQNKIGRYLAMVNYHANPITSGMFITATAPNPLVVDLVNKATGGDIQLSWTTWAVAMFVPGMLCLLVMPLVIYIIYPPDVKITPDAKGFAKENLAEMGKISSQEKIMLGVFALMLLLWANIPALMLGEQYSVDATTTAFIGLTILILTGVLTWDDILKEKSAWDTIIWFGALIMMAAYLNKLGLISWFSGNIESMIGTTGLGWIGAVTILTLVYLYIHYFFASTTAHITALFAAFYAVGLSLGAPPMLYALILAAAGNIMMTLTHYATGTAPVIFNSGYVTLREWWSIGAIMSVVNLVIWIGAGLIWWKVLGYY; encoded by the coding sequence ATGCCATTTAAGCCTATTCAAGCAGCGGTTGCCATTTTGGTCGGCTTGATCATTTGGTTTGTGATACCAGTGCCTACTGGCGTTACGCCTGAAGCATGGCACATGCTGGCGTTATTCATCGCCACTATTGTCGCCATCATCGGCAAAGTATTACCCATTGGTGCCATTGCTATCATTGCCGTCACCCTAGTCGCACTGACAGGCGTGACTAGTGATAGCCCAGCACAAGCCATTAGTGATGCACTATCAAGCTATTCAAGTCCATTGATTTGGCTAATTGGTATTGCAGTCATGATATCGCGTGGCTTGATAAAAACGGGTTTGGGTCGACGTATTGCCTATTATTTTATTTCTATTTTTGGTAAAAAAACCATCGGCGTGGCTTATTCTTTGACTGCGGCTGAATTGATGATAGCACCCATTACGCCCTCTAATACGGCGCGTGGCGGCGGTATTATTCATCCTATTATGAAGTCTATCGCGCAAAGCTTTCATTCGACGCCAGAAGAAGGTACTCAAAATAAAATTGGTCGCTATTTGGCGATGGTGAACTACCACGCCAATCCTATTACCTCTGGGATGTTTATCACGGCTACTGCGCCCAACCCTCTGGTTGTAGATTTGGTGAATAAAGCCACAGGCGGTGATATTCAGCTGTCATGGACTACTTGGGCGGTGGCGATGTTTGTACCTGGTATGCTATGCCTGCTTGTGATGCCGTTAGTCATTTATATAATTTATCCACCTGATGTTAAAATCACGCCCGATGCAAAAGGTTTTGCCAAGGAAAATTTGGCAGAAATGGGAAAAATAAGTAGCCAAGAAAAAATCATGCTCGGGGTATTTGCTCTGATGCTGTTATTGTGGGCGAATATTCCCGCATTGATGTTAGGTGAGCAATATAGCGTCGATGCTACAACCACAGCATTTATTGGTTTGACGATCTTAATATTGACTGGGGTACTGACTTGGGACGATATTTTAAAAGAGAAGTCAGCATGGGATACCATTATTTGGTTTGGCGCCCTTATCATGATGGCCGCTTATCTTAATAAGCTTGGACTGATAAGCTGGTTCTCCGGCAATATCGAATCGATGATTGGCACGACTGGGCTTGGCTGGATAGGCGCTGTGACTATTTTGACCCTAGTGTACTTATATATTCATTATTTCTTTGCTAGTACCACGGCTCATATTACTGCACTATTTGCAGCATTTTATGCGGTGGGTTTAAGCTTGGGTGCACCGCCGATGTTATATGCGCTGATCTTAGCCGCAGCGGGCAACATCATGATGACGCTTACGCATTATGCAACCGGTACTGCGCCAGTCATTTTTAACTCTGGTTATGTGACGTTAAGAGAGTGGTGGAGTATTGGTGCAATAATGAGTGTGGTCAATTTAGTCATTTGGATCGGTGCTGGTTTGATTTGGTGGAAAGTGCTCGGCTATTATTAA
- a CDS encoding YidB family protein, which translates to MSLLGNLVSQVARRAMDPEDAQRNPVNQRIDPRRTGGLGDILGSVLGSGSQTGGYNPRQYDRQPDNGFGLDDILGGLTGGGLTGGNQRGGVNSNAGGLGDILGSVLGGQRTKGGFGGKGMLIAALMPMVLSWIKRNGGLSGALSKITGMGYENQARSWMSNQQDNDNLDPNDISQLFDENEIQQVAAHTGANDVEVRQGLAELLPEVMNQLTPSGNLDNESEANEEIDQIINQLSSRLGALK; encoded by the coding sequence ATGAGCTTATTAGGGAATTTGGTTAGTCAGGTGGCCCGTCGTGCGATGGATCCTGAAGATGCGCAGCGTAATCCTGTAAATCAACGCATTGATCCACGTCGTACAGGTGGTCTTGGGGATATATTGGGTAGCGTGCTAGGCAGTGGTAGTCAAACTGGTGGCTATAATCCACGCCAGTATGATCGTCAACCAGACAATGGTTTTGGCTTAGATGATATTCTCGGTGGGTTAACAGGCGGTGGACTTACTGGTGGCAATCAACGTGGCGGTGTCAATTCTAATGCTGGTGGTCTGGGCGATATTTTAGGCAGCGTATTGGGTGGTCAGCGTACCAAAGGCGGATTCGGTGGTAAAGGTATGCTAATCGCTGCACTTATGCCAATGGTACTAAGCTGGATCAAACGCAATGGTGGCTTGAGTGGTGCATTATCGAAAATCACAGGCATGGGTTATGAAAACCAAGCGCGTTCTTGGATGAGTAACCAGCAAGACAATGACAACCTTGATCCAAATGATATCAGTCAGTTATTCGATGAAAATGAGATTCAGCAGGTTGCAGCACATACTGGTGCTAATGACGTAGAAGTCCGTCAAGGTCTTGCTGAGTTGCTGCCAGAAGTAATGAATCAGCTGACACCAAGTGGCAATTTGGATAATGAATCTGAAGCCAATGAAGAGATTGATCAAATCATTAATCAACTATCTAGTCGACTAGGTGCGTTAAAATAA
- a CDS encoding protein YgfX — MTLANSLRIDTAIRPASYFRLLLYSGLTAVMVVLAWLASLLLWQYVLILIVTATVIIYLTLSRPILLHLSQPPLSHRIDQHWQLLLRTGRGDELWQAQLIVVSGYRWAISFEFNVIEPYQRSLSVTIFRDQVSPEQWRELNILARLY; from the coding sequence ATGACCTTGGCAAATTCGTTGCGTATTGATACGGCTATTCGGCCTGCCAGCTATTTTCGTTTGCTGCTTTATAGTGGGTTGACCGCCGTCATGGTTGTACTGGCATGGCTTGCTTCTTTACTGTTATGGCAATATGTGCTTATTTTAATCGTTACCGCCACGGTGATTATTTATTTGACATTATCACGACCCATACTGCTGCACCTGAGCCAACCACCACTTAGCCATCGTATCGATCAACATTGGCAGCTACTGCTCCGTACGGGTCGCGGTGATGAGCTATGGCAGGCACAATTAATCGTTGTCTCTGGATATCGATGGGCGATAAGCTTTGAATTCAATGTTATAGAGCCTTATCAGCGCTCTTTATCAGTGACCATCTTTCGAGATCAAGTGAGCCCTGAACAATGGCGAGAGTTGAATATTTTGGCTAGATTGTATTGA
- a CDS encoding succinate dehydrogenase assembly factor 2, with amino-acid sequence MTTPIKPEPTNEQRRIIYQARRGLKELDFYIDLYVKEIYLTAEPAEQETFAEMLTHEDPDLLDYFTNQNRPENEEIWALVNKIKTWRHTKDLT; translated from the coding sequence ATGACCACCCCGATTAAGCCAGAACCAACCAATGAACAGCGCCGCATTATCTATCAAGCACGCCGCGGATTAAAAGAGTTAGACTTTTACATTGACCTTTATGTCAAAGAGATTTACTTAACGGCAGAGCCTGCTGAACAAGAGACGTTTGCAGAAATGCTGACTCATGAAGACCCTGATTTGTTGGATTATTTCACCAATCAAAATCGTCCAGAAAATGAAGAGATATGGGCATTGGTCAATAAAATTAAGACATGGCGTCATACCAAAGATTTGACTTAA
- the folP gene encoding dihydropteroate synthase, translating into MSLFQPLPSYKISSRDKTLDLSQPHIMCILNVTPDSFSDGGQFNVVDKAVAHCQQMIKEGATIIDIGGESTRPNADAVGTAEEMQRVVPVVRVIRQQCGEDIWLSIDTSNPEVMKAAFDAGADIWNDVRALKREGAAVLAAELDIPVMLMHMRGEPTTMNNLAHYDDVISDVRAELLSRIDEVTRIGVKREKIIIDPGFGFAKDYEHHCALLSQLSRLQVLGLPMMFGISRKRFLAEVLSKSGVEVVTTTNAVDRDVVGTAAGIFALQQGAGIIRTHNVAMMQQAVALWRQLSAHNYP; encoded by the coding sequence ATGTCCTTATTTCAGCCCTTACCCAGCTATAAGATATCAAGTCGTGATAAAACACTAGATCTATCGCAGCCTCATATTATGTGTATTCTTAATGTCACACCCGATTCGTTTTCAGACGGTGGACAGTTCAACGTGGTAGATAAAGCAGTTGCTCATTGCCAGCAGATGATAAAAGAAGGTGCGACTATTATCGACATTGGCGGTGAGTCTACTCGCCCCAATGCGGATGCTGTGGGCACTGCTGAAGAGATGCAGCGTGTTGTGCCAGTGGTTCGAGTAATTAGGCAGCAATGCGGGGAGGATATTTGGCTATCCATTGATACCAGTAATCCAGAGGTTATGAAAGCGGCTTTTGACGCTGGTGCTGATATTTGGAATGATGTACGCGCACTCAAACGCGAGGGTGCAGCAGTACTAGCGGCTGAGCTGGATATACCAGTCATGCTCATGCATATGCGCGGCGAGCCAACAACGATGAATAATTTGGCACACTATGACGATGTCATTAGTGACGTAAGGGCTGAGCTATTATCGCGTATTGACGAAGTAACAAGAATCGGTGTTAAGCGTGAGAAAATCATTATCGACCCAGGCTTTGGTTTTGCGAAAGATTATGAGCATCATTGCGCACTATTAAGCCAGCTTAGCAGGCTACAAGTGCTTGGTTTACCGATGATGTTTGGTATTTCACGCAAGCGTTTTTTAGCGGAAGTATTGAGCAAGAGTGGCGTCGAAGTCGTTACTACTACTAACGCGGTAGATCGTGATGTGGTAGGTACGGCGGCTGGTATCTTTGCCCTACAGCAAGGCGCTGGCATTATACGCACCCATAATGTGGCGATGATGCAGCAAGCAGTCGCCTTATGGCGTCAATTATCTGCGCATAATTATCCTTAA
- the ftsH gene encoding ATP-dependent zinc metalloprotease FtsH gives MSDMVKNTLLWLVVIGVLVLVFSGFDQSSEPDSLNYSEFVTAVSENQVASVEIDGEQITGEKKNGSSFETIRPAVSDDELMPLLRENQVEVQGTAPKRQSVLMQLLIASFPILLIIGLFLFFMRNMQGGAGGKGGGPMSFGKSKAKMLTEDQIKVNFEDVAGCEEAKEEVVEVVEFLRDPDKFTKLGATIPRGILMVGPPGTGKTLLARAIAGEAKVPFFSISGSDFVEMFVGVGASRVRDMFEQAKKSAPCIIFIDEIDAVGRHRGSGMGGGNDEREQTLNQLLVEMDGFEGNEGVIVIAATNRADVLDKALLRPGRFDRQVQVGLPDIKGREQILKVHLRKLPNTIGVDANALARGTPGFSGAQLANLVNEAALFAARRNKTSVDMNDFEDAKDKLYMGPERKSMVIREEERRATAYHEAGHALVAELLPGTDPVHKVTIMPRGFALGVTWQLPEHDQTSMYKSKMLSDIAILFGGRIAEEVFINQMSTGASNDFERATKMARAMVTKYGMSDALGIMVYEDEDSSQGYFGSSSRTISEATQQKVDEEVRRMLEEQYDIARELIEGNQEKMHAMVDALMKWETIDRDQLQDILAGEDPRPPRVYQQNEVNLSKNDIKTTNSTPPPLPAM, from the coding sequence GTGAGCGACATGGTAAAAAATACCTTATTGTGGCTGGTGGTAATCGGCGTTTTGGTGCTGGTGTTTAGCGGCTTTGATCAATCATCCGAGCCGGATAGCCTTAACTACTCTGAGTTTGTGACCGCCGTGTCAGAAAACCAAGTAGCCAGCGTTGAAATCGATGGCGAGCAAATCACCGGCGAAAAGAAAAATGGTTCATCATTTGAGACCATTAGACCAGCTGTGTCAGATGATGAGCTCATGCCATTGCTGCGTGAGAACCAAGTCGAAGTCCAAGGGACTGCCCCAAAACGCCAAAGCGTGTTGATGCAATTACTGATAGCCAGTTTCCCAATTCTATTGATTATTGGTCTGTTTTTATTCTTCATGCGTAACATGCAAGGCGGCGCTGGCGGTAAAGGCGGCGGCCCTATGAGCTTTGGTAAGTCAAAAGCTAAAATGCTGACTGAAGACCAAATCAAGGTGAACTTTGAAGATGTGGCTGGTTGTGAAGAGGCCAAAGAAGAAGTGGTTGAAGTGGTCGAGTTTTTACGCGACCCTGATAAATTTACCAAACTGGGTGCGACGATTCCACGTGGTATCTTAATGGTGGGTCCTCCAGGTACTGGTAAAACCTTGTTAGCAAGAGCCATTGCTGGTGAAGCTAAAGTGCCGTTCTTCTCAATCTCAGGTTCTGATTTTGTTGAAATGTTTGTCGGTGTCGGTGCCTCACGTGTACGCGATATGTTCGAACAGGCTAAAAAGAGCGCGCCTTGCATCATATTTATTGATGAAATTGATGCAGTCGGTCGTCATCGTGGCTCTGGTATGGGCGGCGGTAATGATGAGCGTGAGCAGACATTGAACCAATTATTGGTCGAAATGGATGGTTTTGAAGGCAATGAAGGCGTAATCGTCATTGCAGCGACCAACCGTGCGGATGTGCTTGATAAAGCGTTACTGCGTCCAGGTCGTTTTGACCGTCAGGTACAAGTGGGCTTGCCAGATATCAAAGGCCGTGAGCAAATTCTTAAAGTGCATTTGAGAAAGCTGCCGAATACTATCGGTGTGGATGCCAATGCATTGGCTCGCGGTACACCAGGTTTCAGTGGTGCGCAGCTGGCCAACCTTGTCAACGAAGCGGCATTGTTTGCAGCACGTCGCAACAAGACCAGCGTTGATATGAATGACTTTGAAGATGCAAAAGACAAGCTATATATGGGTCCTGAGCGTAAATCAATGGTCATCCGTGAAGAAGAGCGCCGTGCGACCGCTTATCATGAAGCAGGTCATGCCTTAGTCGCTGAGCTACTACCAGGTACCGATCCCGTGCATAAAGTAACGATCATGCCGCGTGGTTTTGCGCTTGGGGTTACTTGGCAGTTGCCAGAGCATGACCAAACCAGTATGTATAAATCAAAAATGCTGAGCGATATTGCTATCTTATTTGGCGGTCGTATCGCTGAAGAAGTCTTTATCAATCAAATGTCGACGGGTGCTTCTAACGACTTTGAACGTGCAACCAAGATGGCTCGCGCCATGGTAACGAAGTACGGTATGTCTGATGCGCTTGGTATTATGGTTTATGAAGATGAAGACAGCTCGCAAGGCTATTTTGGCTCTAGCAGTCGTACGATTTCAGAAGCCACGCAGCAAAAGGTCGATGAAGAAGTTCGCCGTATGTTAGAGGAGCAATATGATATCGCGCGTGAATTGATTGAAGGCAATCAAGAAAAAATGCATGCGATGGTAGATGCTCTAATGAAGTGGGAAACCATTGACCGTGATCAGTTGCAAGATATCTTAGCAGGTGAAGACCCACGTCCACCTAGAGTTTATCAGCAAAATGAAGTCAACTTATCGAAAAATGATATCAAAACAACCAACTCAACACCGCCACCGTTACCAGCGATGTAG
- a CDS encoding RlmE family RNA methyltransferase: MATRIENKKLSKSSSAWMKEHIDDHYVQKAQKDGYRARAAYKLLEINEKTNIIKKGMTVVDLGSAPGSWSQVAGQLVGEKGILIASDILPMDTLPDVTFIQGDFREAEVFDAIMAEVGDRQVDVVLSDMAPNTAGNSAIDQPRMMYLCELAVDFALATLPEGGALIMKVFQGEGTQELRKQMQQDFSKIRSIKPGASRPRSKEMFWIAIK; this comes from the coding sequence TTGGCCACGCGTATCGAAAATAAAAAACTGTCAAAGAGTAGTAGCGCTTGGATGAAAGAGCATATTGACGATCATTATGTGCAAAAAGCGCAAAAAGATGGCTATCGTGCCCGTGCCGCCTATAAACTATTAGAAATTAATGAAAAGACCAATATTATTAAAAAAGGCATGACGGTCGTAGATTTGGGCAGTGCTCCAGGCAGTTGGTCTCAAGTGGCAGGTCAGCTAGTAGGCGAAAAAGGTATTTTGATTGCCTCTGATATTCTGCCGATGGATACATTGCCTGATGTGACCTTTATTCAAGGCGACTTTCGCGAAGCAGAAGTGTTTGATGCAATCATGGCAGAGGTTGGTGATAGGCAGGTCGATGTAGTGCTGTCCGATATGGCACCAAATACGGCAGGAAACAGCGCAATCGATCAGCCACGTATGATGTATTTATGCGAGCTGGCAGTGGACTTCGCGCTTGCAACCTTACCAGAAGGTGGCGCACTTATTATGAAAGTGTTTCAGGGTGAAGGCACACAAGAATTACGCAAGCAGATGCAGCAGGATTTTAGTAAAATCCGTAGTATCAAGCCAGGTGCATCACGACCACGGTCAAAAGAGATGTTTTGGATAGCGATTAAATAA
- a CDS encoding YhbY family RNA-binding protein, which yields MQLDNATIKRLRGIGHDLKPIVMIGNKGITPTITEEIDRALSDHELIKVKLPAGTKEERDVIGAELAKAANASLVHSIGRMALLLRKNPNANPKLSNLARHA from the coding sequence ATGCAACTCGATAACGCTACCATCAAACGCCTAAGAGGCATTGGTCACGACCTCAAACCTATCGTCATGATTGGCAATAAAGGTATTACCCCAACCATTACTGAAGAGATTGATCGCGCGCTATCAGATCATGAGCTCATCAAAGTAAAACTGCCTGCCGGCACAAAAGAAGAGCGCGATGTCATCGGTGCGGAACTTGCCAAAGCGGCTAACGCGTCTTTGGTTCATTCTATTGGTCGTATGGCATTGTTACTACGTAAAAATCCAAACGCCAACCCAAAATTGTCTAATTTAGCACGTCATGCATAA
- a CDS encoding CHAP domain-containing protein has product MKQALLILSVLGMGIAQTSGAVETTFQPNNTLSHTITNISASANYGSSRNIYSTNSGAHVYSNDEISQAIDNLSAHAKQKEYQLASLTSRLSYEQRQQQSSRAPDRNSAPAIAAASASRVALSRSSGYCARYVRKALQSAGYEFTPNPSAYQYASRGTLAQAGFTKISNDMQPQVGDVVVYNRTSNRPHGHIQIFDGNDWVSDFRQNSISPYSGTYSYTTWRDSQYVDDASDRGIYLAMADK; this is encoded by the coding sequence ATGAAACAAGCTTTATTAATTTTGTCAGTATTGGGAATGGGTATAGCACAGACAAGTGGTGCTGTCGAAACAACCTTTCAACCAAATAATACCTTGAGTCATACCATCACTAACATCTCTGCTTCTGCGAACTACGGTTCTAGCCGCAATATCTATAGCACTAACAGTGGTGCTCATGTATATAGCAATGATGAGATCAGTCAAGCCATTGACAATTTAAGTGCGCATGCCAAGCAAAAAGAATACCAGCTTGCTTCGCTTACCAGCCGTTTGTCTTATGAGCAGCGTCAGCAGCAATCAAGCCGCGCTCCTGATCGCAATTCTGCTCCTGCTATCGCAGCGGCAAGTGCATCGCGAGTAGCGTTATCTAGAAGCTCTGGCTACTGTGCTCGCTATGTACGTAAAGCGCTACAATCAGCAGGTTACGAATTTACGCCTAACCCTTCAGCTTATCAGTATGCCTCTCGCGGCACACTTGCTCAAGCAGGTTTTACCAAGATTAGTAATGATATGCAGCCACAAGTGGGTGACGTCGTTGTCTATAATCGTACGTCAAACCGTCCACATGGTCATATCCAGATCTTTGATGGTAACGATTGGGTATCTGATTTCCGCCAAAACAGCATTAGCCCATACAGTGGCACTTACAGCTATACGACATGGCGTGATTCGCAATATGTCGATGATGCATCAGACCGCGGTATTTACCTCGCGATGGCTGACAAATAG